A segment of the Robbsia sp. KACC 23696 genome:
TCCCGGATCCGGTGGGTGCCGACACCAGCGTCGTGCGTCCCGCGTGCAACAACGGCCAGGCGGCAGCCTGGGCCGGCGTCGGCGCGGCAAACGTCGCGCGAAACCAGTCCCGGACCGCCGGGTGGAAGTCTTGCAAAGGGTCGACGGAAACGACGGATTCCGCCGGTGTAGTGGGACCGATGTCGGGAGAGGTCATGACGCTAATATGCGGGGTCTTATCGCCCCGTTCAAGCCCCCCCCCGATGGCGGCCCGTGCCTCAGAAGTCCGGCAATTCGTTCGGACGCAGGTCGAACACCAGCACTTCCGCATCCTTGCCATCGGCAAACGACAGCAGTTCCTCGTCGCGCACGCGGACGCCATCGCCTTCCCCAAGCGCCGTGCCATTCAGCGTAACGCTGCCGCGGGCGACGTGGACATAGGCAAAGCGGCCCGGTGCAAGGCGGACCGACGCGGTTTCCGCGCCATCCAGCAAGCCGGCATACACGCTGGCGTCCTGATGCACCGACAACGATCCTTGCGCGCCATCCGGCGAGATGATCAGGCGAAAATTACCGCGCTTTTCCGCATCGCCGACGTGGATCTGCTGATACCGCGGCGGCACACCTTTCTCTCCCGGCACGATCCAGATCTGCAGGAAGTGCACGCTTGCTTCCGCCGAATGGTTGTACTCGCTATGGCGAACGCCGGTGCCGGCACTCATCATCTGCACGTCACCGGGACGGATCACCGAGCCGGTGCCCATCGAATCCTTGTGTTCGAGCGCACCTTCCAGCACATAGGAGAAGATTTCCATATCCCGGTGCGGGTGCGTGCCGAAGCCTTGGCGCGGCAGAACGCGGTCGTCATTGATCACGAGCAGGTCGGAAAAACCTTGCTGCGCCGGGTCATGATAATGGCCAAAGGAAAACGTGTGGCGCGATTGCAACCAACCCAGATTTGCCACACCCCGATCATTTGCTGCACGACGTTCGAGCATGATGCCCTCCTCTTCGATTATATTCACGGTCAGGCGGAGTCGAATGGCCAATCCGGGTTTCCGGCGCCGATTCACCCCTTTCCTGCTTCTCTGCACGCACGCGATCGATACGCTGTCGCGGTTTGCCTGAAACCCTTACTGATTAGGCTTCGACGTGCGCTTTCCTTGAATAGAAGTATGCGACGGCGCGAAGGGAGGGATCGTGAAATCGTCCCCCCTCGATGTTCGAAAATTTCGATGATGGAGATTCTTGATGGCAGATTCCGACCGTAACGGCGCCAGCGCCTTGCCGCGCCTTGGTGCGGGCGTACATCGGCGCATCACGCTGGAAGCCATCGAACTGGTGGAAGCGATCGACCGGCACGGCTCGTTCGCCGCGGCGGCGGAGCGGCTCTACCGCGTGCCCTCTACCGTGTCCTATGCGATCGGCAAACTGGAGCAGGACCTCGGCATCGCCTTGTTCATCCGCAAGGGACCGCGCGTGACGCTGACGCCGGCGGGTCGGCAATTGATCGAAGACGGCCGCTGGTTGCTTCGCGCCGCGGCCGACCTGGAATCGCGGATGCGCCAGGTCGCCACCGGCTTCGAATCCGAACTACGCCTGATCGTCGACTCTCTCATTCCGATCGACAGCCTGCTCGATGACATTCGTGCATTCGAGGCGCTGCAATGCGGCACACAGCTACGGCTCGGCAGCGGCGTGATGACCGGCGTCTGGGAAGCGTTACGCGAAGGACGCGCCGACGTGGTGGTCGCGAGTGGGGATAACCCCGCGGGCAATGGCTTTCGCACGGTACCGGTCGGATCGACGGACTTCGTCTTTTGTACGGCGCCTGGTCACCCGCTTGTCGACCGCGCGCAACAACGGCAACCGGACGGTGCGCCCCGACCGCTGACCCGGGACGATCTGCTCGATCACACGGCGATCGTGATCGCCGACAGCGCGCGGGACGTCGGCGCGCGGACCGCCGGTCTGCTGAACGGGCAAAAACGTATCACCGTGGGATCGCTGGCCGACAAGCTCCGTTGCATGCGCGCAGGACTCGGCCACGGCTATGTTCCCCGTCCAAGCGTCGAAGACCTCTTGCGGCGCGGCGCCTTATGCGAACTGCCTACCGAAGACGGCCGCCCCGGCGAGCACTTCTGGCTGGCATGGCGGGCAGGACAGGGGGGCGAGGCGCTGAAGTGGTGGCGTACCCGCCTTTCACGCGCGCTGGTCCCGGATGGGCTGGCCGGAATGTGATCGGAAAGCGCGCCAGGAAGCGCTACGGTAACGGCTGGTAAAAATAATGTAATCGCCTATACCGTCCAGGTCGGTATATTGCTTTGTGTATGGAATATTCGTTGCGCATCGCGGTGCCGGAAAAGAAGGCCGCATCGCGCGACGACGACCATGAGCCGGCCCGGGCAGGCGGTGATCGATGATGAGATGTGCTTTTCGAGACGCGTGATGATGATGCTAAGCAAGGGTTCGACGACGCCGGAATCGCGCAATGCGCGCGCATGCGATGCTGATGGCGGACGTCATGACGACAATGCCGGCCGCCGCGCCGGCGCGGCGCGTTGGAGCGCCCTGGCCGCCACCGTCGGTGCCTTGGCCGCCGTGACGCTATCGGGTTGCGCGGTGGTCACGCCGACCGGCCCCAGCGTGGTGGCCCTGCCAACGCGCGGCGAGCCGTTGGCGAAATTCCAGAACGACGACTACGAGTGCCGAAGCTATGCTTACCGCACCGTCGATCCGAATGCCGCGCAGCAGAATGCCAACAACCATGCCGTCAACGGTGCGGCGCTCGGTACGTTGGGTGGTGCGGCCGCCGGCGCGCTGATCGGCGCCGCCGGCGGCAATGCCGCCGCGGGCGCGGCGATCGGTGCCGGTTCGGGCCTGCTGCTCGGCAGCGCCGTCGGCGCCGGCAATGCGCAGAACGACTCGGCAGGCCTGCAAGCCCGTTACGACGCGTCCTATGCGCAATGCATGACGGCGAAAGGCAACACGATTCAGCAACAGGCCGCGCCGGTGTACTACGCACCGCCGCCGGCGTACTACGCCCCGCCTCCGGGCCCGGTCTACTACTATGGTCGGCCGCGGCCGATGTGGTGGTAAGCAGTCACGCCACACCCTGAACCGGGCACGCGATCCCGTCGCCCCGACGGATCGCGTGCCCCGCGTCACTCGCCCCCTCCCCGCAAGTCCGCTCGGCCGCCACGACCGCCGCAGTGCCCCTCGGCGCATGCCGCGTCAACATCCCCTTCGCCTCGCCCCCTGATGGCCTCTCGGCTGGCCAAACTGTCACCAATTTGACTACTTTATCGCGTCGTCTGACAATAAAACGCGGTACCGTATGTCTGTCGCATGGTTTAGCCTAAGCGCGGCCATCGCCCGCCCGCCGCATATCGCGGCTCGGCTAAACATCAACACGACGACCGGAAAGCGAAAAAGGAGATCGCGATGACCCTGGCCCCCGTTTATAGCGCCATCGAACCGCCGCGCGCGGAAATCGACGCGCAAGCCGGCCCCGCCTTGCTGGAGTTCGGCGCCCCCTGGTGCCCGCACTGCCAGGCGGCCCAAGCGCCCCTCTCGCAGGCCCTCGCCGCGCACGCCGAGACACCGCTACCGCATTGGAAAGTCGAGGATGGCAAAGGCCGTCCGCTCGGGCGAAGTTTCCGCGTGACCCTATGGCCGACGTTCATCTTTTTGCGTGACGGCAAGGAAGTGTCTCGACTGGTCCGTCCAACGGCCGCCGCGCCGATACACGAAGCACTAACCCAAATATTGGCTAACGCCTGAGACGGTATCGAAAAGGGGTGATGAGACAACCCGATGGTCGTATGATTCGCGGCCGCGCGGCGCGGGTACGGCAACACGCCGCATCGATGCATCGCTAAACGATGAAAAAAGAGACAGTCGGGTTTTCCCTTGGATTTCATCGAACAAGGGAAAACCCTAGTCGTCGAATAGATTTATTTAACTAATCATATAAATGAATGGAGATCAGACGTGATGGATGACCGGTTACCTCGTTACCTGAAGCTGCGGGACGAGATTGCCGCACGCATCGCGGCGTTGGAGTGGCTGCCGGATCAGCCGTTGCCGACAGAATTGGACTTGTCGCAGGCATACGGCGTAGCCATTGGGACAGTCCGGAAAGCGATCGATGTGCTGGAGCAAGAAGGGCATGTCGAGCGATTTCAAGGTCGCGGGACGTTCATACGGCGCGCCAGTTTCGACCAGTCGCTATTTCGATTTTTTCGATTTCAACGCGCCGATGGTCAACGCCGGCCGCCGCAGAGTCGCATTCTGGCGCGCGACGTCCTGCCGCCGCCTACCGCGATCGCGATGTCGTTGAAGATGTCGATCGAGCAGATTGCTGCCGGTGCGCCGACAATCCGCCTCTCGCGGCTGCGCATCGTCGGCGAGCAGCCGTTGGTGCGCGAACAGATCTGGTTGCCTCATGCGCCTTTCTCGGCGTTGGCGGACTTGCCGTTGCCGGAGTTTGCCGATTTGCTTTATCCGATGTACGAGGCGCGATGCGGTCAAGTCGTCGCCCGCGCCAGTGAAAGGCTGACCATCGGCGAAGCCGATGAGGACGATGTAGAGAAGCTGCAACTCGCACCGGGGGCACCGGTCGTCGTGATAGAGCGCACTGCGTTCGCGCACGACAATCGCGTGCTCGAGTGGCGGGTGTCGCGCGGGGCAGCCGCGCACTTTAGTTATGAGATAGAAATCCGCTGATCGGATCGACACCGCGCGTAGGGATCGCATAGCTGCCTCCCGGCAGCGCGGTCCACGCACGTACGGAGTCGCAATGTTTTCCTGGTACCGAGACGTTTCACCCACTGAGAAACGCACGTTTTGGGCATGTTTTGGCGGTTGGGCGCTCGACGCCCTCGATCTGCAGATGTTCAGTCTTGTGATACCGGCGATCATCGCCGAGTGGGCCATCACAAAAACCCAGGCCGGTGCCGTCGGCGGCATCACCTTGATCGCTTCCGCGCTGGGCGGTTGGATCTGCGGTGCGGCGGCAGACCGTTACGGTCGCGTCCGCGTGCTGCAATGGACGGTGATCTGGTTCTCCCTGTTCACGTTGCTCTCCGCGTTCTCCCAAAATTACACGCAATTCCTTGTGCTCAAGGCGCTGCAAGGCTTCGGCTTCGGTGGCGAGTGGGCCGCCGGTGCCGTGCTGATGGCGGAAACGATCCGCAATGAGCACCGCGGCAAGGCCATGGGCGCGGTGCAAAGCGCCTGGGCCTTCGGTTGGGCCGCCGCGGTCATTCTCTATACGATCGTGTTCTCGGTCATGGCGCCGCAGATCGGTTGGCGTTTCATGTTCGGCCTCGGCATCGTGCCGGGACTGCTGATCATCTATATCCGTCGCAATGTACCGGAACCGGTGCGGCAGCCTGCGCCTCAGGCGGCAAGCGGCGGCCAAGGCACCTCCGCGCTCGCGCGTACGCCGTTACTGGCCATCTTCGCGCCGGACGTCTTGCGGATGACGTTGATCGGCGGCTTGCTCGGCGTCGGCGCGCATGGCGGCTATTCGGCGCTGACCACCTGGCTTCCGACCTATCTGAAGACGGAACGACATCTGTCGGTGATGGGCACCGGCGGCTATCTCATCGTCATCATCGCGGCCTTCTTTTTCGGCTGCATCGCCGCTTCGCAACTGCTGGACCGCATCGGCCGACGCGGCACGATCCTGCTCTTCGCGATCTGCTGCGTCATCACGGTCTTGGCGTATGTCTTTCTGCCGCTCCCCAATATCGTGATGCTGATACTGGGCTTCCCGCTGGGATTCTTTGCCGCTGGTATTCCGGCCAGCATGGGCGCCTTGTTCAATGAGCTGTATCCGCAAGGCTCGCGGGGTACCGGTGTCGGGTTCTGCTACAACTTCGGCCGCGTCGTCTCCGCCGGTTTCCCGGTCATGGTCGGGCATCTGAGCAGCAATCACTCACTCGGATTCGCGATCGGCGTGGACGCCGCTTTCGCCTATGCGATCGTCGTACTGGCCGTCCTGATGCTCCCCGAGACGCGCGGCCGCAGCTTGACGACCGATCAAGCCGCAGCCTAATGCCGCCACGAACGGTCCTGTTGCTCCGCCTCATCTTCTGTCATGTCTGATTCGTTTCCACCAGCCGCCACGAGCGGCTCCCCGCCGGCCGCCGCCGACATCCTCGGTATCGACGGCCATGCGCATGTTTTCACGCGTGACCTGCCCCTGACGGCCGAGCGCCGCTACGCGCCGTCCTACGATGCAACGCCGTACGACTATCTCGCGATGCTCGACGGCGCGGGCTTGTCGCACGGCGTCCTGGTGCAGCCGAGTTTTCTCGGCACCGACAATCGATACCTGCTCGACAGCCTGGCGGTCGCGCCGCAGCGGCTGCGCGGCATCGTCCAGGCCGACCCTGTCGCCGATCTCGCCGCGTTGCCCGGGTGGCATGCGGCCGGCATCGTCGGCGTCCGGGCCAACCTCATCGGCAAAGCGACGCCCGCGTTCGATTCGCCGCATTGGCGTGCGTTTCTCGATGCGATGGCGGAACGCGACTGGCATCTCGAAGTACAGGTCGAAGCGGAGCGTTTGGCGTCGGTCGGGCCGCTGGTGTTGGCACGCGGCGTGAGATTGGTCGTCGATCATTTCGGCCGCTTCGATCCGCTGCGCGGCACGTCGGACCCGGGCTTTGCCGCGTTGCTCGCCGCGGCGCGTGCGCAGTTCAATCGCGAGAACCGGATCTGGGTCAAGATCTCCGCAGCCTATCGCGTCGTCCCCGTCGGCACGCCCGCGGAGGCCATGGTGAACGTTGCCCGCACGGCCTACCGCGCCTTGTTGCAAGCGTTCGGCCCGGAAAGGCTGCTCTGGGGCAGCGACTGGCCGCACACGCAGTTCGAATCGACGGAGAATCCGCGCACCGTGGTGGCGCTGCGCGACGCGATCGTCGACGATGCGGCACTGCGCCGCGCCCTGCTGATCGACACACCGACTGAATTATTCGGTTTCGACCGTCAGCCAGCGGGCACAAGCGGCGCGGATTTGTTAAATTAGTGCCCTTCGCGCCGTCCCATCGTCGATGGACCGGCGCCGATCGATATTTCGACGGGTTTTGAAGGGAGAAAGACTGTGGCAGCACGATTGACTCGCACGCGCCGCGCCGGTGCGCTGCTGCTGGCCCTCGCCGGCGCCAGCGTCGGTGTGACCGCCGCGATCGCTGCGCCCGGCGCCGATGCGGCCGTCCGGCACAGCAGCCATCCGCGCGAGCGTCGTCCCGCGCCGAAAGCGCTCACGGTCCCGCAGATCCAGGTCTGGACCCAGAACACGATTCGCTATGTCTGCGATGGTCGCAAATCGCTGACCGTGCATTATTCCAATACAAAGAACGAGCAGAGCTTCGCCTTGCTCAATGTAAAGGATCGCGACATGCTTCTCGTCAACGTCTCGGCCGCGTCCGGCAGCAAATACGTCGCGGGACAGTACAGCTGGTGGACCAAAGGGCCACAGGGCACCTTGCGAGATGATTTTTCCGGCGAAAACGGCACGGACCTGCTGACGAACTGCAAGGCGCAGCAATAAGTTCTCGCCGCCGAGCCCGAGTCTGGAACGACACGCATCGCGCGTCGTCGCCGCGCTCCTGAACCGCGTCCGACCATCAGGGGCGCGACCGCCGCACCCGACGGAACTGCCGACATGCGCACCGTGAGCACCGCTGAGTCACCCCCGCAGGACGGATTACAGGGCGCCATATTGCACATGGCCAGCGCGTCGATCTTCATCGCGATGGTCTGCGCGAATCTCGATATGGCCATCGTGCAGAATGCCTTGCCGGCGTTGACGCATGACATGGCGATTTCTTCGTCGGACTCCGTCTCGATCGTCACCATTTACATGTTGGTGACGCTGACCTTGCTACTGCCCTTCGCGCCGCTCTCCGACCGAATTGGTTATCGGCGCTTCTTTCTAGGCGGTTTTCTGCTATTCACGCTGGCATCACTCGGCTGCGGCCTGTCGCGCACGCTTTGGGAATTGCAACTGACCCGCCTGTTACAGGGGGTCGGCAGCGCGGCGATGATGTGCACCACGACCTCCTTGATACGGATCGTCTATCCCAAGGCACGCATCGCGCGCGCGATCGGCGCCAACTCGACCGTCGTCGCCGTGTCGCTGGCATCGGCGCCGAGTCTTTCCGCCGCCATCCTGCTGCATCTCAGTTGGCATTGGCTGTTCTGGATCAATGTGCCGCTGGGCGTGATCGCCATGGGCTTCGGGTTGCGCAGCCTGCCGCATAGCGACGGCCAGATGCCGGCGCCCTTCACGCCCGCTGCCCGCACCCAATGGCAACGGACATTCCTGTCCATCGACTGGGCCGCGGTCGTACTGAATATCGCCTTCTTCACGCTGCTGCTGTTCGGCACCGACGCCGTCGTCCAGCGCCCGGCCGAGGCCGCGGCAATGCTGGCCGTTGCGGCCCTGCTCGGTTATTTGTTCGTTCGACGCCAGATACACGTCGCAGAACCGATGTTGCCGTTCGACTTGCTGCGCGAACGCCGCTACGCATTCACGATCGCGACGTCCTTCGGTTCGTTCGCGGCCCAAGGCGCGGCCTTCGTATCGTTACCGTTCTATTTGCAGCGCGGCGTCGGCTTCGATGCGGTCCATACCGCGCTGATCATGACCGCCTGGCCGCTCGCGCTGGCCTGCAGTTCGCAGGTCGCCTCCCGCCTGACGGCGCGCGTGCCCATCGCCTATCTGTGTGCCATCGGTCAGGGGATGATGACCATCGGACTGGGTCTGGTTGCGGCGCGCGTCCTCCCGGCCAGCCTGCCCTGCCTGATGGCGCTGTTGGCATTGAGCGGCGCGGGGTTCGGTTTTTTTCAGTCGCCGAACAATTACGTCATTGTCGCGTCCGCGCCGCCGGGCCGCAGCGGCAGCGTCGGCGCCTTACGCGCGGCGACCCGCGTCTCCGGGCAATTGATCGGCTCGGCCCTTTGCGGCCTGGCGCTGCTGCTGGGCCGATTGCTCGACGCACCCGCGTCGACCGCTCAGTCAGTATTGCCGCTGACGGCAACGCACGCCGCGGGCATGCACGCGATCAGTGCGGGCGGCGACAGTGCCGGCGCCTTGCTCGGCATCTGGATTGCCACCGGCATGGCGCTCCTCGCCGGCCTCTGCAGTCTGAGCCGCGCCCAGCGCTAGCATGTTCGCGATCTCATGCAACATCTTGTTACTAAACGATATCGCGCCGTCGCTGCCGCTTTTTTGACAGAATAAGGCGGCGCGGCACGAATCTTGAAGCTCGGGTAAATTGAAAGGGTCAGGGTCCGTGCCTAGGCGCGGAACATCGTCCTTGAACTGTACAAGCGACGATTGTTTTCCTATCCCATTCACCGTTATAAGAGCTCGTTCCCGTGCCCGCGCAGCAACGTTCATCCATCGATTCCAGCGCCTTATCCGACACGTCGGTGTCTCATCCGCCGCAGCCTGACAGCGCGGCAGCATCGCGCCCGAACGCCGCCGCACACGCGCAGCCTCGCCTGTCGCTGGCGCCCGAAGCCTTGGCACGTGTGCGCGACCTTCTGGCCAAGCGCGCGGGACAACGCACCGTCATCGGCCTGGTCGGCGAACCGGGCGCCGGAAAATCCACCGTGGCAGCCGCCTTATCCGCAGCGCTCGCCAACGAGGTCACGTTGGCTGTCGTGCCGATGGATGGCTTTCATCTGGCCAATGCCGAGCTGGCACGTCTCGGCCGTGCCGGGCGCAAGGGGGCACCGGACACCTTCGACAGCGCCGGCTATCTGGCCCTGTTGCACCGACTCAGAGAGGCGCCTTTAACGGCACGCCAAGAAGGCGAGCCGCTCGAGGAGCCTGGGACGACGATCTACGCGCCGGCGTTTCATCGCGAGATCGAAGAAGCCGTTGCCGGCGAGATCGCCGTGCCCTCGACGACGCAGCTCGTCATCACCGAGGGCAATTATCTGCTGCTAGAGGGTCCGAACTGGCGCGATGTACGAGGCTTGCTCGACGACGTATGGTTTGTCGCCACCCCCGCGGAGCAACGTCACGCACAGCTTCTTGCACGACACATCGCCCACGGCCGCACGCGCGAAGCGGCGTTGGATTGGATCGCCAATACCGATGAACCGAACGCGCGACGCATTGCTGCCAGCGTGAAGGAAGCGCGGGCAGCGGGAGTTGATGTCTTCGAATTGCCGGTGTCCGCAGCGTCCAGCGGACCTTAAATCATGGCATCGCCCACGCTCTGACGCGTCGAGGCGGTATCCACGAATAGTGCTGCACCGACTTGCAAGCGATTTCAGATCGTTGAACCGAGCAGATCATCACAGCCGATTCCCGCCGACATAAAAACAGCAATGGAATCGGTTTCGAATTTAGAACACATGGAGGACTTCGATGCATACGCCTACCACCGCACCCTACACGGGTCAACGCGCCGCGCCGCACACCGGCCGACTGGTCGGTTGGATCGCACTGATTGCCGCACTGGGCGGCTTGCTCTTCGGGTATGACACCGGGATCATCGGCGTGGCCCTGCTGGGATTAGGCCGGCAATTTTCATTGGACGATACGGCGAAGCAATTCGTCACCGCGTCGCTGATTTTTGGGGCCCTTGTGGGCTGCCTGGGTACCGGCCCTATTTCCGACCGCATCGGACGCCGACGCGCCGTCATGGGAGTCGGCGTGATCTTCGCGATCGGCTCCGTGTTATCGGCGATGTCGCCGAGCGTCATGGTGCTGGTGTGCGCGCGCTTTCTGCTCGGCTTGTCCGCGGGCAGCGCGACGCAGATCGTCCCGATCTACATTGCCGAGGTGGCACCGCCGCAGCATCGCGGCAAGATGGTGACCTTGTTCCAGTTGATGGTGGTGTCCGGCATTACCGTGGCCTACTGCACCGGCTTCATTCTCGGCGAGCACTGGCGCATCATGTTCGGCCTCGGTGTCGTGCCGGCGATCATCCTGCTGATCGGCATGATCTTCCTCCCGGAAAGCCCGCGATGGTTGTGGATGTCGGGGCGGGACCAGGAAGCGCTGGCCGTACTGAAAAAAGTACGGGGCGATGCCGCGCTCGCACAGCAGGAGCTCGACGATATCCGAGGCGTCGCGGAGCAGAAGCAAGGCACGTGGCGCGATCTGGCGAGCCCTTGGATTCGACCGGCGGTGATCGTCGGCACGGCGATCGCCATGTTCTCGCAGATCACCGGGAACAACGCATTGATTTACTATGCGCCGACCATCCTGACGCAGGCCGGCTTCAGCGACTCGGCGGCCGTGTTGGGCGCCGGCTTCAGCACCTTGTTGGTCGTGATCATGACTGTCATCGGCAGCTTCCTCGTCGATAAGATTGGACGTCGCCGCTATTTGCTGTGGACGATTCCCGGCTCGATCGTGGCCTTGATTCTGATGGGCTATCTGTTCCAAGGCGCCGGTCCGACAGATTCTGTCAGTCGTTGGCTGTCGGTGCTGTGTCTCGGTATTTATCTGATGCTGAACTGCGGCGGTTTCGGCGTGTGTATCTGGACCATCAACTCCGAGGTCTACCCGCTGTTCGTGCGCGGCAAGGGCGCCTCACTGGGTGCATTCAGTCATTGGATCTTCGACTTGGCCGTGACGCTAAGCACCTTGTCGCTGGTGCATTCGCTCGGGCCGGCGCACACCTTCTGGCTGTACGCGCTGATCTCGGTGGGCGCGCTGGTCTTTATCGTGTTCCTGGTTCCGGAAACGCGCGGCAAATCGCTGGAAGAGATCGAACACGCATTGCGCGAGCGGCGCTTCTTCCCGTATCAGCAGCGCAAGGCGGAACGGGGCTAAAGACAATCGTCGTAGGCCTGCGTAAGCCGATATGTATTTTGCTCTGAAGCGCCGCGTGAACGGCGTTGCCGTGTGCGGCTCCGGGTGGATAGGCGCTAGCCTAT
Coding sequences within it:
- a CDS encoding MliC family protein — translated: MAARLTRTRRAGALLLALAGASVGVTAAIAAPGADAAVRHSSHPRERRPAPKALTVPQIQVWTQNTIRYVCDGRKSLTVHYSNTKNEQSFALLNVKDRDMLLVNVSAASGSKYVAGQYSWWTKGPQGTLRDDFSGENGTDLLTNCKAQQ
- a CDS encoding MFS transporter — encoded protein: MRTVSTAESPPQDGLQGAILHMASASIFIAMVCANLDMAIVQNALPALTHDMAISSSDSVSIVTIYMLVTLTLLLPFAPLSDRIGYRRFFLGGFLLFTLASLGCGLSRTLWELQLTRLLQGVGSAAMMCTTTSLIRIVYPKARIARAIGANSTVVAVSLASAPSLSAAILLHLSWHWLFWINVPLGVIAMGFGLRSLPHSDGQMPAPFTPAARTQWQRTFLSIDWAAVVLNIAFFTLLLFGTDAVVQRPAEAAAMLAVAALLGYLFVRRQIHVAEPMLPFDLLRERRYAFTIATSFGSFAAQGAAFVSLPFYLQRGVGFDAVHTALIMTAWPLALACSSQVASRLTARVPIAYLCAIGQGMMTIGLGLVAARVLPASLPCLMALLALSGAGFGFFQSPNNYVIVASAPPGRSGSVGALRAATRVSGQLIGSALCGLALLLGRLLDAPASTAQSVLPLTATHAAGMHAISAGGDSAGALLGIWIATGMALLAGLCSLSRAQR
- a CDS encoding thioredoxin family protein, encoding MTLAPVYSAIEPPRAEIDAQAGPALLEFGAPWCPHCQAAQAPLSQALAAHAETPLPHWKVEDGKGRPLGRSFRVTLWPTFIFLRDGKEVSRLVRPTAAAPIHEALTQILANA
- a CDS encoding sugar porter family MFS transporter is translated as MHTPTTAPYTGQRAAPHTGRLVGWIALIAALGGLLFGYDTGIIGVALLGLGRQFSLDDTAKQFVTASLIFGALVGCLGTGPISDRIGRRRAVMGVGVIFAIGSVLSAMSPSVMVLVCARFLLGLSAGSATQIVPIYIAEVAPPQHRGKMVTLFQLMVVSGITVAYCTGFILGEHWRIMFGLGVVPAIILLIGMIFLPESPRWLWMSGRDQEALAVLKKVRGDAALAQQELDDIRGVAEQKQGTWRDLASPWIRPAVIVGTAIAMFSQITGNNALIYYAPTILTQAGFSDSAAVLGAGFSTLLVVIMTVIGSFLVDKIGRRRYLLWTIPGSIVALILMGYLFQGAGPTDSVSRWLSVLCLGIYLMLNCGGFGVCIWTINSEVYPLFVRGKGASLGAFSHWIFDLAVTLSTLSLVHSLGPAHTFWLYALISVGALVFIVFLVPETRGKSLEEIEHALRERRFFPYQQRKAERG
- a CDS encoding glycine zipper family protein; this translates as MMMLSKGSTTPESRNARACDADGGRHDDNAGRRAGAARWSALAATVGALAAVTLSGCAVVTPTGPSVVALPTRGEPLAKFQNDDYECRSYAYRTVDPNAAQQNANNHAVNGAALGTLGGAAAGALIGAAGGNAAAGAAIGAGSGLLLGSAVGAGNAQNDSAGLQARYDASYAQCMTAKGNTIQQQAAPVYYAPPPAYYAPPPGPVYYYGRPRPMWW
- a CDS encoding LysR family transcriptional regulator, which produces MADSDRNGASALPRLGAGVHRRITLEAIELVEAIDRHGSFAAAAERLYRVPSTVSYAIGKLEQDLGIALFIRKGPRVTLTPAGRQLIEDGRWLLRAAADLESRMRQVATGFESELRLIVDSLIPIDSLLDDIRAFEALQCGTQLRLGSGVMTGVWEALREGRADVVVASGDNPAGNGFRTVPVGSTDFVFCTAPGHPLVDRAQQRQPDGAPRPLTRDDLLDHTAIVIADSARDVGARTAGLLNGQKRITVGSLADKLRCMRAGLGHGYVPRPSVEDLLRRGALCELPTEDGRPGEHFWLAWRAGQGGEALKWWRTRLSRALVPDGLAGM
- a CDS encoding amidohydrolase family protein, encoding MSDSFPPAATSGSPPAAADILGIDGHAHVFTRDLPLTAERRYAPSYDATPYDYLAMLDGAGLSHGVLVQPSFLGTDNRYLLDSLAVAPQRLRGIVQADPVADLAALPGWHAAGIVGVRANLIGKATPAFDSPHWRAFLDAMAERDWHLEVQVEAERLASVGPLVLARGVRLVVDHFGRFDPLRGTSDPGFAALLAAARAQFNRENRIWVKISAAYRVVPVGTPAEAMVNVARTAYRALLQAFGPERLLWGSDWPHTQFESTENPRTVVALRDAIVDDAALRRALLIDTPTELFGFDRQPAGTSGADLLN
- a CDS encoding pirin family protein, producing MLERRAANDRGVANLGWLQSRHTFSFGHYHDPAQQGFSDLLVINDDRVLPRQGFGTHPHRDMEIFSYVLEGALEHKDSMGTGSVIRPGDVQMMSAGTGVRHSEYNHSAEASVHFLQIWIVPGEKGVPPRYQQIHVGDAEKRGNFRLIISPDGAQGSLSVHQDASVYAGLLDGAETASVRLAPGRFAYVHVARGSVTLNGTALGEGDGVRVRDEELLSFADGKDAEVLVFDLRPNELPDF
- a CDS encoding nucleoside/nucleotide kinase family protein, encoding MSLAPEALARVRDLLAKRAGQRTVIGLVGEPGAGKSTVAAALSAALANEVTLAVVPMDGFHLANAELARLGRAGRKGAPDTFDSAGYLALLHRLREAPLTARQEGEPLEEPGTTIYAPAFHREIEEAVAGEIAVPSTTQLVITEGNYLLLEGPNWRDVRGLLDDVWFVATPAEQRHAQLLARHIAHGRTREAALDWIANTDEPNARRIAASVKEARAAGVDVFELPVSAASSGP
- a CDS encoding MFS transporter — encoded protein: MFSWYRDVSPTEKRTFWACFGGWALDALDLQMFSLVIPAIIAEWAITKTQAGAVGGITLIASALGGWICGAAADRYGRVRVLQWTVIWFSLFTLLSAFSQNYTQFLVLKALQGFGFGGEWAAGAVLMAETIRNEHRGKAMGAVQSAWAFGWAAAVILYTIVFSVMAPQIGWRFMFGLGIVPGLLIIYIRRNVPEPVRQPAPQAASGGQGTSALARTPLLAIFAPDVLRMTLIGGLLGVGAHGGYSALTTWLPTYLKTERHLSVMGTGGYLIVIIAAFFFGCIAASQLLDRIGRRGTILLFAICCVITVLAYVFLPLPNIVMLILGFPLGFFAAGIPASMGALFNELYPQGSRGTGVGFCYNFGRVVSAGFPVMVGHLSSNHSLGFAIGVDAAFAYAIVVLAVLMLPETRGRSLTTDQAAA
- a CDS encoding GntR family transcriptional regulator; amino-acid sequence: MDDRLPRYLKLRDEIAARIAALEWLPDQPLPTELDLSQAYGVAIGTVRKAIDVLEQEGHVERFQGRGTFIRRASFDQSLFRFFRFQRADGQRRPPQSRILARDVLPPPTAIAMSLKMSIEQIAAGAPTIRLSRLRIVGEQPLVREQIWLPHAPFSALADLPLPEFADLLYPMYEARCGQVVARASERLTIGEADEDDVEKLQLAPGAPVVVIERTAFAHDNRVLEWRVSRGAAAHFSYEIEIR